One Dreissena polymorpha isolate Duluth1 chromosome 9, UMN_Dpol_1.0, whole genome shotgun sequence genomic window carries:
- the LOC127845660 gene encoding RING finger protein 145-like has protein sequence MMADNAREDIQQEPDVTNQTKGWIEMCGVRLDNVLDRTHGNRKVIIEGIFRMPFVFMLFAWTTLGPSADSRLLEIPCLLCRYLGMLKWMAHAQTGFQTILPLYVDAVLCFTSAWLCQAIYWTLQAQNEAACFLDELGIAFSDTYPSRKITFISALVVRSLYVHRVVNKTTEAFWYNITLTIITLLSISTKWYLFMQLDYWSMQYINFAFMINRYEDCSKSEINRLNALKKATDIQMRSTTDETVRLVCFEKIEAYSMLITMHTQHKFSWKAVSYFSNQCIFFFIFQTAIVALVEIQTGFNYIERNIYCYVVLCCFNIISGFGLATLFSKILEDILCLLARFVFQSSNPNTNTIRIEVVSTMMILYIDSNLFLLDVNTRQHVLLTILLMALSQVMLLVVGSVELEILSIINEGARNKLFKLFGVLITTAFILSTYLYISSNVAMKSGIGGWTFLFLSRNVVVLAKVFFLFLKSVILFSSRFPSCFQEHLDNIFFNMHAISNISVLVCVWLHCYTRLFAPNMGSFFLIRLFILTIDTLLKTSIACYAEWKNYLVRNQLQGFIKTLPEIQEHDENEVCSVCLTPLGVSKQLPCGHAFHYDCLKRWFRIRTVCPLCNIEVQIPEIDDRIGHALRTFINNNQ, from the exons ATAACGCGCGAGAGGATATACAACAAGAACCCGATGTCACAAATCAAACGAAAGGCTGGATTGAAATGTGTGGGGTTAGATTAGATAATGTTTTGGACCGGACACATGGAAATCGCAAGGTTATCATCGAAGGGATTTTCAGAATGCCATTTgtctttatgctgtttgcatggACGACGCTAGGGCCATCCGCGGACAGCCGTCTGCTAGAAATACCGTGTTTGCTGTGTAGATACTTAG GAATGCTAAAATGGATGGCACATGCACAAACAGGATTTCAAACCATTCTCCCACTATACGTAGATGCTGTTTTATGTTTTACTTCtgcgtggctctgtcaagcgatTTATTGGACACTTCAAGCCCAAAATGAGGCGGCGTGCTTTCTAGATGAACTCGGCATTGCATTTTCTGACACGTACCCAAGccgaaaaataacatttatatcggCTTTGGTCGTTCGTTCGTTGTACGTACATCGTGTTGTAAACAAAACAACGGAAGCATTTTGGTATAATATTACTCTTACAATTATAACACTGTTGTCTATATCAACAAAGTGGTATTTGTTTATGCAACTAGATTACTGGAGCATGCAGTACATTAATTTTGCGTTCATGATTAATCGCTACGAAGATTGCTCGAAGTCGGAAATTAACAGATTAAATGCATTGAAGAAAGCTACCGATATTCAAATGCGATCTACAACAGACGAAACAGTAAGGCTTGTTTGTTTCGAAAAAATCGAAGCGTACTCAATGTTAATAACGATGCACACACAACACAAGTTCTCGTGGAAAGCTGTTTCATATTTCAGCAACCAGTGcattttcttttttatcttcCAGACAGCAATAGTGGCTTTAGTAGAAATACAAACTGGATTTAATTACATTGAAAGAAACATCTACTGCTATGTCGTATTATGTTGTTTCAATATAATTTCGGGCTTTGGCTTGGCTACACTATTTTCCAAAATATTGGAAGATATTCTTTGTTTATTGGCAAGATTCGTTTTTCAAAGTTCAAACCCCAATACTAATACTATACGCATCGAAGTCGTCAGCACTATGATGATACTGTACATAGACAGTAACTTATTTTTGCTAGATGTAAATACAAGACAACATGTCTTACTTACAATACTTTTGATGGCCCTTTCTCAAGTTATGTTACTCGTCGTTGGTAGTGTCGAATTGGagattttatcaattataaacgAGGGAGCAAGGAACAAACTGTTCAAATTATTCGGAGTTTTGATTACCACAGCCTTCATTTTATCAACGTATCTGTACATTTCATCGAATGTAGCTATGAAGTCCGGAATCGGCGGATGGACGTTCTTGTTTTTGAGCCGAAACGTCGTTGTTCTTGCTAAAGTGTTTTTCCTTTTCTTGAAGAGTGTAATTTTGTTTTCATCTAGATTCCCATCTTGTTTTCAAGAACATttagataatatattttttaatatgcatgcaatatCAAACATATCAGTTCTTGTATGCGTGTGGTTGCACTGTTATACGCGACTTTTTGCACCAAATATGGGCTCATTTTTCTTAATTCGGCTTTTTATACTTACGATTGATACTTTATTAAAAACCAGTATCGCGTGCTATGCTGAATGGAAGAATTACTTAGTTCGCAACCAGTTACAAGGATTCATCAAAACGCTCCCGGAAATTCAAGAGCACGACGAGAATGAAGTGTGTTCTGTATGTTTAACTCCTCTGGGGGTTTCCAAACAACTGCCTTGTGGACATGCATTTCATTATGACTGTCTTAAAAGGTGGTTTCGCATTCGAACTGTTTGTCCATTATGCAACATTGAAGTCCAGATTCCGGAAATCGACGACAGAATTGGACATGCCTTGCGCACATTTATTAACAACAAtcaataa
- the LOC127845354 gene encoding uncharacterized protein LOC127845354, with amino-acid sequence MQETLHGHLTSISITDGIVLMDGTSSELQDLTNILYENARENGIEVSTEKSKILANSTTNTSADITMNGKKLEEVTSFKYMGATISKDGTSTAEVRIRIAMATEAIARLSRLWTCSYISFPTKYRLYKYLVVSILLYGC; translated from the coding sequence atgcaggagactctcCATGGTCACCTCACCTCTATCTCCATCACTGATGGCATTGTCCTCATGgatggcaccagcagtgaacttcaagatctcaccaacatCCTCTATGAAAACGCACGAGAAAACGGGATTGAGGTaagcacggagaagtcgaagataCTGGCGAACAGCACGAcaaacaccagtgcagacatcaccatgaacggcaagaagctagaagaagtgaccagTTTTAAGTACATGGGCGCAACCATTTCCAAGGATGgcaccagtaccgctgaggtccgaatacgAATTGCAATGGCGACCGAAGCGattgccagactgagcaggttatGGACATGCAGTTatatcagcttccccaccaagtacaggctttACAAGTACCTCGTAGTCTCCATACTACTTTACGGCTGCtag